A stretch of the Fibrobacter sp. genome encodes the following:
- a CDS encoding NAD(P)-binding protein, translated as MVTLGKQLSNSSNLLTANLFSSHRKTVRFVKTFDIVIVGAGPAGACLAWLLSKQGLDPVIIDHSYPTDKPMAGVVPFCFTEKFPVLNAVLRKEHSDGRVHLLSHSGKRVVVSSGKDGIPAAVSFFNPGRYLLDSAISRGARFIQERVTGVFQEKGLWKIDTTEHQFRARMLAGADGVKSIVRKAVSKPFHRKDLALLFGYQVSGMEEASLIKFTRGRQGLLKASGDTELCVIEISDTLYNSPGLKNDLDTFLQNQKQSVKIEKSWSVLIPQASSGEFFDQPCAGSNWILLGDAAGHVNPLIGEGILYALWSADLAAQAITAGDMRVYESLWREEYGDDLRRSLPSRDLFFKPGFIEVMLRLAGRSPTFSRQLFSIFSGENTPRGFLKKSALILPEVLWDMVVKKSGSSKVREYSAG; from the coding sequence ATGGTCACATTAGGAAAACAGCTTTCAAACAGCAGTAATCTTCTCACTGCCAACCTTTTTTCAAGCCACAGGAAAACAGTGCGGTTTGTGAAAACTTTCGACATAGTCATAGTCGGTGCTGGTCCTGCTGGTGCCTGTCTTGCCTGGCTGCTCTCAAAACAGGGGCTCGATCCTGTGATAATCGACCACTCATATCCCACCGACAAACCAATGGCAGGAGTTGTCCCATTCTGCTTTACGGAAAAATTCCCTGTGCTTAACGCTGTTTTGCGGAAAGAGCACTCAGATGGCCGGGTTCATCTTCTCTCACACTCAGGCAAAAGAGTAGTGGTCAGCAGTGGGAAAGATGGCATACCCGCTGCCGTATCATTTTTTAATCCAGGCAGGTATCTCCTCGATTCGGCGATCTCCAGAGGTGCCCGCTTTATTCAGGAAAGGGTAACCGGCGTTTTTCAGGAAAAAGGGCTCTGGAAAATAGATACCACTGAGCATCAGTTCCGGGCCAGGATGCTTGCCGGGGCAGATGGCGTAAAAAGCATTGTCCGCAAGGCAGTTTCAAAACCATTCCACCGTAAAGATCTGGCTCTCCTGTTTGGATATCAGGTCTCCGGTATGGAGGAAGCATCGCTGATAAAATTCACCAGAGGTCGTCAGGGACTACTCAAGGCATCCGGGGATACAGAACTTTGTGTGATAGAAATCTCCGATACCTTGTATAACTCACCAGGTCTTAAAAACGATCTCGATACATTTCTTCAGAATCAAAAACAGAGCGTGAAAATAGAGAAAAGCTGGAGCGTCCTTATCCCTCAGGCTTCATCAGGGGAATTCTTCGATCAGCCCTGCGCCGGTAGTAACTGGATTCTTCTGGGTGATGCAGCCGGACATGTCAATCCTTTGATCGGTGAGGGCATACTCTATGCACTCTGGTCAGCGGATTTAGCCGCTCAGGCTATCACTGCCGGGGATATGAGGGTGTACGAATCACTCTGGAGAGAGGAATACGGTGATGATCTTAGAAGATCCCTCCCCTCCAGGGATCTGTTTTTCAAACCGGGTTTTATAGAGGTGATGCTCAGGCTTGCTGGAAGGAGTCCTACTTTTTCAAGGCAGCTATTCTCCATATTTTCAGGTGAA